The following coding sequences lie in one Variovorax terrae genomic window:
- a CDS encoding SpoVR family protein, translating to MSRHDTPVEAASSSPAASFRQREPLPSPSDWSFELIEAYHSEIARTARRFGLDTYPVQLEIISAEQMIDAYASVGMPVNYRHWSYGKRFIATEKSYRRGHMGLAYEIVINSDPCIAYLMEENTMPMQALVMAHACYGHNSFFKGNYLFRMWTDATSIIDYLVYARNYIADCEEHYGPDVVEDLLDSCHALMSHGVDRYQRSQKLSMAEEEARRKDREAYLQQQVNDLWRTLPKPADRQQAEKAGRHFPAEPQENILYFIEKNAPLLEPWQREVVRIVRKIAQYFYPQRQTQIMNEGWATFWHYTLLNTLYDEGRLTDGFMIECLRSHTNVIYQPPVTHPAYSGINPYALGFAMFNDLKRICRSPTDEDRQWFPDIAGSDWLKTLDHAMRHFRDESFIGQYLSPRLMRELRLFSIVDDAARSELEVSAIHDEAGYRHVREALACQNDLNWREPNIQVWNVDVRGDRSLTLRHTRHNDRPLDEEVQEVLKHVGRLWGFRVRLESVDSHGKALQQWEVTPPHP from the coding sequence ATGAGCCGACACGACACGCCGGTGGAGGCTGCCTCGTCGTCCCCGGCAGCCTCTTTCCGCCAGCGCGAGCCGCTGCCGAGTCCGTCGGACTGGTCGTTCGAGCTGATCGAGGCTTACCACAGCGAGATCGCCCGCACGGCCCGCCGCTTCGGACTGGATACCTATCCGGTGCAGCTCGAGATCATCAGCGCCGAACAGATGATCGACGCCTATGCCTCGGTGGGCATGCCGGTGAACTATAGGCACTGGTCCTACGGCAAGCGGTTCATCGCGACCGAGAAGAGCTACCGCCGTGGCCACATGGGGCTTGCCTACGAGATCGTGATCAACTCCGACCCCTGCATCGCCTACCTGATGGAAGAGAACACGATGCCGATGCAGGCGCTGGTGATGGCGCATGCTTGCTACGGCCACAACTCGTTCTTCAAGGGCAACTATCTGTTCCGCATGTGGACCGACGCCACGTCGATCATCGACTACCTGGTGTATGCGCGCAACTACATTGCCGATTGCGAGGAGCACTATGGGCCAGACGTCGTCGAGGACCTGCTCGATTCCTGCCATGCGCTCATGAGCCACGGCGTGGACCGGTACCAGCGCTCGCAAAAGCTCTCGATGGCCGAGGAAGAGGCGCGCCGCAAGGACCGCGAGGCCTACCTGCAGCAGCAGGTGAACGACCTGTGGCGCACGCTGCCCAAGCCGGCCGACCGCCAGCAGGCCGAGAAGGCCGGGCGCCACTTCCCGGCAGAGCCGCAGGAGAATATCCTGTACTTCATCGAGAAGAACGCGCCGCTGCTGGAACCGTGGCAGCGCGAGGTGGTGCGCATCGTGCGCAAGATCGCGCAGTATTTCTATCCGCAGCGGCAGACGCAGATCATGAACGAAGGCTGGGCCACGTTCTGGCACTACACGCTGCTCAACACCTTGTACGACGAAGGCAGGCTGACCGACGGCTTCATGATCGAATGCCTGCGCTCGCACACCAACGTTATCTACCAGCCGCCGGTGACGCATCCGGCCTACAGCGGCATCAACCCCTATGCGTTGGGCTTCGCCATGTTCAACGATCTCAAGCGCATCTGCCGGTCACCGACGGACGAGGACCGGCAATGGTTTCCAGACATCGCAGGTTCCGACTGGCTCAAGACGCTGGACCATGCGATGCGGCACTTCCGCGACGAGAGCTTCATCGGGCAGTATCTGTCGCCCCGCCTGATGCGCGAGCTGCGCCTGTTTTCCATCGTCGATGATGCAGCCCGCAGCGAGCTTGAAGTCTCCGCGATCCACGACGAAGCCGGCTATCGGCATGTGCGCGAGGCCCTGGCCTGCCAGAACGACCTGAACTGGCGCGAGCCCAACATCCAGGTCTGGAACGTGGACGTGCGCGGCGACCGCTCGCTGACGCTGCGCCATACCCGGCACAACGATCGCCCGCTCGACGAGGAAGTCCAGGAAGTGCTCAAGCACGTGGGGCGGCTGTGGGGCTTTCGTGTGCGGCTCGAAAGCGTGGACAGCCACGGCAAGGCGCTGCAGCAATGGGAGGTGACTCCGCCGCACCCTTGA
- a CDS encoding alpha/beta hydrolase: protein MNRRELLAVPMQSSGAMDVQSGVARRAGVLWCTRHRAAGVGGPIADTAVVVIHPSSNFMGHYALDALAECGVDAIGMTTRYIGNEAMLLLEHCVVDIGSVVRHLRNEGYRRVVLIGNSGGGGLVALYQNQAEHPTITAPPAGGPPDLTRADLPPADGLIMLMAHPGRNIVLTEKLDPSILDETDPFRRDPALDLFNPDNGPPYSPEFLARYRAAQVARSERITQWALAQLAELKERTHGRVDDLPFVVHGTMADPRNLDLSLDPSDRAATTQWGAPDVANLIPASIGHYTSLRSWLSQWSSSLSNGNGPERLQTVKAPVHVIYGTADPGCYPGHARMLYDAVPHDNKLLTPIPGAKHYLFDQPEHKRACCRLIADWSQSLA from the coding sequence ATGAATCGCCGGGAACTGCTGGCCGTCCCGATGCAGAGCAGCGGCGCCATGGACGTGCAGTCCGGCGTGGCGCGCCGCGCCGGTGTCCTGTGGTGCACGCGGCACCGCGCCGCCGGCGTGGGCGGGCCGATCGCCGACACGGCGGTGGTGGTGATCCACCCCTCCTCCAACTTCATGGGCCACTATGCCCTCGATGCGCTGGCCGAATGCGGCGTGGATGCGATCGGCATGACCACGCGCTACATCGGCAACGAAGCCATGCTGCTGCTTGAGCATTGCGTGGTCGACATCGGCTCGGTGGTCCGCCACCTGCGCAACGAGGGCTACAGGCGCGTGGTGCTGATCGGCAATTCGGGCGGCGGCGGTCTGGTGGCGCTCTACCAGAACCAGGCCGAGCACCCGACGATCACGGCGCCGCCCGCGGGCGGGCCGCCGGACCTGACCCGCGCGGACCTGCCGCCCGCCGACGGACTGATCATGCTGATGGCCCACCCCGGGCGCAACATCGTTCTCACCGAGAAGCTCGACCCGTCCATCCTGGACGAGACCGATCCCTTCCGGCGCGACCCGGCGCTCGACCTGTTCAACCCGGACAACGGCCCCCCTTACTCGCCCGAATTCCTGGCGCGCTACCGCGCGGCACAAGTGGCGCGCAGCGAGCGCATCACCCAATGGGCGCTGGCGCAACTGGCCGAGTTGAAGGAACGCACCCATGGCCGCGTCGACGACCTGCCCTTCGTGGTGCATGGCACCATGGCCGATCCGCGCAACCTCGATCTGTCGCTGGATCCATCGGACCGCGCCGCCACCACGCAATGGGGCGCTCCTGATGTGGCCAACCTGATTCCCGCGTCCATCGGCCACTACACCAGCCTGCGCTCCTGGCTCTCGCAATGGAGCTCGTCCCTGTCGAACGGCAACGGCCCCGAGCGCCTGCAGACCGTCAAGGCGCCCGTGCACGTGATCTACGGCACGGCCGATCCGGGATGCTACCCGGGGCACGCCAGGATGCTGTACGACGCCGTACCGCATGACAACAAGCTGCTCACCCCGATCCCCGGCGCCAAGCACTACCTGTTCGACCAGCCTGAACACAAGCGCGCGTGCTGCCGCCTGATCGCCGACTGGTCGCAGTCGCTGGCCTGA
- a CDS encoding DUF2783 domain-containing protein, producing MSEQEFDDVYTRLCYALTDVGEARTPVVLARLVLLLMKQVDDAAAISEAIDSALEGSHTA from the coding sequence ATGTCTGAGCAGGAATTCGACGACGTCTACACCCGGCTGTGCTACGCGTTGACCGACGTGGGCGAAGCCCGCACGCCCGTGGTGCTGGCGCGGCTCGTGCTGCTGCTCATGAAGCAGGTCGACGATGCCGCCGCCATCAGCGAAGCCATTGATTCAGCGCTCGAAGGGAGCCATACAGCATGA
- a CDS encoding YeaH/YhbH family protein, with product MLQQVIDRRLSGRNRSIGNRERFLRRFREQIREAVRRAVDGRSIHDIERGEDITLPRRDVSEPVFSHGPGGTREIVHPGNREYVRGDRIERPSGGVGGLGQGDGSPDGSGEDDFVFRISREEFMQYFFDDLALPHLVRTQLLPDAPEWRSQRAGFISEGTPTNLHVVRSMRAALGRRIAMGGSVRRQLAELEAQLAQAARHAHTPRSEILALKAQIEALRRRLLQIPFLDPFDLRYRNRVRVPLPTAKAAMFCLMDVSGSMDEARKDIAKRFFILLYLFLMRHYQRTEVIFIRHHTQASEVSEEEFFRSTESGGTVVSSALTLMHQIIQERYPPGQWNIYGAQASDGDNWHQDSAKCRELLAEKLLPLSRYFAYVQVGEEDQNLWAEYTQVRETHANFAMQKITQAADIYPVFRELFKKAGAS from the coding sequence ATGCTCCAGCAAGTCATCGACCGCAGGCTGTCGGGCAGGAACCGGTCCATCGGCAACCGAGAGCGTTTCCTGCGCCGCTTTCGCGAGCAGATCCGGGAAGCGGTGCGTCGCGCCGTGGATGGCCGCAGCATCCATGACATCGAACGCGGCGAGGACATCACCCTGCCGCGGCGCGACGTGTCGGAACCCGTTTTCAGCCACGGCCCGGGCGGCACCCGCGAAATCGTGCATCCGGGCAATCGAGAATATGTGCGGGGCGACCGCATCGAGCGCCCGAGCGGCGGCGTTGGTGGCCTGGGGCAGGGAGATGGCAGCCCCGACGGCAGCGGCGAGGACGACTTCGTGTTCCGCATCTCGCGCGAAGAATTCATGCAGTATTTCTTCGACGATCTTGCGCTGCCGCATCTGGTGCGCACCCAGCTCCTGCCCGATGCGCCGGAATGGCGCTCGCAGCGCGCCGGCTTCATCTCGGAGGGAACGCCCACCAATCTGCACGTGGTGCGGTCGATGCGCGCTGCCCTGGGCCGGCGCATCGCCATGGGCGGCAGCGTGCGCCGGCAGTTGGCCGAGCTCGAGGCCCAACTGGCGCAAGCGGCGCGCCACGCCCATACGCCCAGAAGCGAGATCCTGGCGCTCAAGGCGCAGATCGAGGCGTTGCGGCGCAGGCTGCTGCAGATCCCGTTTCTCGACCCGTTCGACCTGCGCTACCGCAATCGGGTCCGGGTGCCGCTGCCCACGGCCAAGGCCGCGATGTTCTGCCTGATGGACGTGTCCGGCTCCATGGACGAGGCGCGCAAGGACATCGCCAAGCGTTTCTTCATCCTGCTGTACCTGTTCCTGATGCGGCACTACCAGAGGACCGAGGTCATCTTCATCCGCCACCACACCCAGGCTTCCGAGGTGTCGGAGGAGGAGTTCTTCCGGTCGACCGAGAGCGGGGGCACCGTGGTGTCGAGCGCATTGACGCTGATGCACCAGATCATCCAGGAGCGCTATCCCCCGGGCCAATGGAATATCTACGGCGCCCAGGCCTCCGACGGTGACAACTGGCACCAGGATTCGGCGAAGTGCCGCGAACTGCTGGCCGAGAAACTGCTGCCGCTGTCGCGCTACTTCGCCTACGTGCAGGTGGGCGAGGAAGACCAGAACCTCTGGGCGGAGTACACCCAGGTGCGCGAAACGCATGCGAACTTCGCCATGCAGAAGATCACGCAGGCGGCGGACATCTACCCCGTGTTCCGGGAACTGTTCAAGAAAGCGGGGGCATCATGA
- a CDS encoding homogentisate 1,2-dioxygenase, translated as MPYFMQVGEIPRKRFSQFRRPDGKLYAAEVMGEEGFSSNMSLLYHRSPPSAVVQTTSLPHQAPDLVDNHPLLPRLLSTSALQEAGDMVGNRQLLCGNSDVLASFAVCDRPSPLYRNAAGDELFYIHDGAARLETVFGVLEVRQGDYVVIPKATTHRWLPQGGEPLRALVFETAGHIRPPKRYLTAQGQYNQESPYSELDLRRPEGPLLAEGGDVEVVVKNRNGLTRYTYQTHPFDVVGWFGCNYPYALNISDFSPITGSFHRPPPVHQVFEAPNCVFCNFVPRMLDYDPRAMPIPSYHSNVDSDELIFYAEGNFFSRKGTGIERGALSLHPAGHIHGPQPAAYESGPSRVGQRTEECAVMLDTFKPLLIGRAALAAEKADYYQSWNAR; from the coding sequence ATGCCTTACTTCATGCAAGTCGGCGAGATACCGCGCAAGCGGTTCTCGCAATTCCGGCGCCCGGACGGCAAGCTCTACGCGGCCGAGGTCATGGGCGAGGAAGGTTTTTCGTCGAACATGTCCCTGCTCTACCACCGCTCGCCGCCCTCCGCCGTGGTCCAGACAACATCACTCCCGCACCAGGCCCCTGATCTCGTGGACAACCACCCCTTGCTGCCGCGCCTGCTGAGCACCAGCGCGCTGCAGGAGGCTGGCGACATGGTCGGAAACCGGCAACTGCTGTGCGGCAACAGCGACGTTCTGGCGTCGTTTGCGGTGTGCGACAGGCCATCGCCGCTGTACCGTAATGCAGCGGGCGATGAGCTCTTCTACATCCACGACGGCGCCGCGCGGCTGGAAACGGTGTTCGGCGTGCTGGAGGTCCGGCAGGGCGACTACGTGGTCATCCCCAAGGCAACCACCCACCGCTGGCTGCCGCAGGGCGGCGAGCCGCTGCGCGCGCTGGTGTTCGAGACCGCTGGCCACATCCGCCCGCCCAAGCGCTACCTCACGGCCCAGGGCCAGTACAACCAGGAGTCGCCCTATTCCGAACTGGACCTGCGCCGCCCCGAAGGGCCGCTGCTGGCCGAGGGCGGCGATGTGGAGGTCGTGGTCAAGAACCGCAATGGCCTGACCCGCTACACCTACCAGACGCATCCTTTCGATGTCGTGGGCTGGTTCGGCTGCAACTATCCCTACGCGCTCAACATCTCGGACTTCTCCCCGATCACCGGCAGCTTCCATCGCCCGCCACCTGTCCATCAAGTGTTCGAGGCGCCCAACTGCGTGTTCTGCAACTTCGTGCCGCGCATGCTCGACTACGATCCGCGCGCCATGCCGATTCCGTCCTACCACTCGAACGTCGATTCGGACGAACTGATCTTCTACGCCGAAGGCAATTTCTTCAGCCGCAAGGGCACGGGCATCGAACGCGGCGCCCTCTCGCTGCACCCTGCCGGCCACATCCACGGCCCGCAGCCGGCCGCCTACGAATCGGGGCCTTCGCGGGTGGGGCAGCGCACCGAGGAGTGCGCTGTGATGCTCGACACCTTCAAGCCGCTGCTGATCGGGCGCGCCGCGCTGGCCGCGGAGAAAGCCGACTACTACCAGTCATGGAATGCACGCTGA
- a CDS encoding NAD-dependent succinate-semialdehyde dehydrogenase, with the protein MYSDVQLFINGAWCDGAAGKSEPILNPATGQPLARLAHADRSDLDRALAAADAGFHTWRKVSAFDRYKILRKAADLMRSRADAIGLLMTQEQGKPLAEARAEAASAGDLIDWFAEEGRRTYGRIIPARAEGISQMVVKEPVGPVAAFTPWNFPINQAVRKVSAALASGCSVILKGPEETPASCAALVQAYVDAGVPAGAINLVFGTPADISGYLIPHPVIRKVTFTGSTPVGKQLAALAGQHMKRVTMELGGHAPAIVFEDADVDAAIALLSGAKFRNAGQICASPTRFLIHESVYERFVEGFVRAAQNVKVGNGLDPSTRMGPLANARRVQAMERLVDDAVSRGARLATGGKRIGTEGNFFEPTVLTGVGVDARIMSEEPFGPIAPILPFKHFDEVIREANRLPYGLAAYAYTRSLKTASAVSAALESGMVTINHHGFALPEVPFGGVKDSGYGSEGGSEAIEAYLNTKFVTQVGIDA; encoded by the coding sequence ATGTACTCAGACGTCCAACTTTTCATCAACGGCGCATGGTGCGATGGTGCCGCAGGCAAGAGCGAGCCCATCCTGAATCCCGCCACCGGCCAGCCCCTGGCCCGACTGGCCCATGCCGACCGCAGCGACCTGGACCGCGCGCTAGCCGCCGCCGATGCGGGCTTTCACACATGGCGCAAGGTGTCCGCGTTCGACCGCTACAAGATCCTGCGCAAGGCCGCCGACCTGATGCGCAGCCGGGCCGATGCCATCGGCCTCCTGATGACGCAGGAACAGGGCAAGCCGCTTGCGGAGGCCCGGGCCGAGGCCGCTTCGGCCGGCGACCTGATCGACTGGTTTGCCGAGGAAGGCCGGCGCACCTATGGCCGCATCATTCCGGCACGCGCGGAAGGCATCAGCCAGATGGTGGTGAAGGAACCCGTGGGCCCGGTGGCCGCCTTCACGCCCTGGAATTTCCCGATCAACCAGGCCGTGCGCAAGGTGTCCGCCGCGCTGGCCTCCGGCTGTTCGGTCATCCTCAAGGGCCCGGAAGAAACACCGGCGAGCTGCGCCGCGCTGGTGCAGGCCTATGTGGATGCCGGTGTGCCGGCGGGTGCCATCAACCTGGTGTTTGGAACGCCCGCCGACATCTCGGGCTACCTGATCCCGCATCCCGTGATCCGCAAGGTCACCTTCACCGGCTCGACCCCGGTGGGCAAGCAGCTCGCGGCATTGGCTGGCCAGCACATGAAGCGCGTCACCATGGAGCTGGGCGGCCACGCCCCGGCCATCGTGTTCGAGGATGCCGATGTGGATGCGGCCATCGCCCTGCTGAGCGGCGCCAAGTTCCGCAACGCGGGCCAGATCTGCGCCTCTCCCACGCGCTTCCTGATCCATGAATCGGTCTATGAGCGCTTCGTCGAAGGCTTCGTGCGCGCGGCCCAGAACGTCAAGGTCGGCAACGGCCTGGACCCGTCCACCCGCATGGGCCCGCTGGCCAACGCGCGGCGCGTCCAGGCCATGGAGCGGCTGGTGGACGACGCCGTGTCCAGGGGCGCCCGCCTCGCCACCGGGGGCAAGCGCATCGGCACCGAGGGCAACTTCTTCGAGCCCACGGTGCTCACCGGTGTCGGCGTGGACGCACGGATCATGAGTGAAGAGCCCTTCGGCCCCATTGCGCCCATCCTGCCTTTCAAACATTTCGATGAGGTGATCCGCGAAGCCAACCGGCTGCCCTATGGGCTCGCCGCCTACGCTTACACCCGCTCGCTCAAGACCGCCAGTGCCGTCAGCGCGGCGCTCGAAAGCGGCATGGTCACCATCAACCACCACGGCTTCGCGTTGCCCGAGGTTCCCTTTGGCGGCGTGAAGGACTCGGGCTATGGCTCGGAAGGTGGCTCCGAGGCCATCGAGGCCTACCTGAACACCAAATTTGTCACGCAAGTAGGCATTGACGCCTGA
- a CDS encoding FAD-dependent monooxygenase codes for MEITFDEYFKYEHHEARIPAPLRQGCDPVRHRVVIAGGGPTGLALALGLANYGIPVVVLEADDTVCSGSRAGAFTRRTLEILEQLGVIDEVMRTGHGWTTGWTYYRDKEVFRFDMPHDAHQKYPPAISHLQNYIEHCMVEEAQRRSGLVDIRWKTRLKALSQDADGARLEVETPEGSYALEADWVVACDGGRSTVRDLLDLRMQGKRHEGRYVIIDIRIDTEGLPVGRRCWFDPPSKPGGTLLMYKKPGNMLRFDYQLNEDDDEVEEMKPERVFAQVDRHLRMMGIERTWQPVWMSLYRASALTLDSYLHGRVLFAGDAAHLVPIFGVRGMNSAIDDTHNLAWKLAFVAKGLASPQLLESYSRERVHAARENHRFASKGAEFMAPPSAPFRLMRDAVLSLSERHPWITSLMNPRQHAAIPLYDSPLNAGSQDAAVFRAGPLPGDILRECPLDIQGQPGFLTDLLGPRFTAIYFSEAGEVPAALGEAFGDLAARVPFQAQVVARRAAAPGGAALDSSGRLFSMYGAQAGSLYLVRPDGHVMARWLEAEPEALVLAIDQALGLEQEACHV; via the coding sequence ATGGAAATCACTTTCGACGAATATTTCAAATACGAGCATCACGAAGCACGCATCCCCGCGCCGCTGCGGCAGGGGTGCGATCCGGTCCGGCATCGCGTGGTCATCGCAGGTGGAGGCCCCACCGGCCTCGCGCTGGCGCTCGGGCTGGCCAACTACGGCATCCCGGTGGTGGTGCTGGAAGCCGACGACACCGTGTGCAGCGGCAGCCGCGCCGGCGCCTTCACGCGCCGCACGCTTGAGATCCTGGAGCAGTTGGGCGTCATCGACGAGGTGATGCGCACGGGCCATGGCTGGACCACGGGCTGGACCTACTACCGCGACAAGGAAGTGTTCCGCTTCGACATGCCGCACGACGCGCACCAGAAGTACCCGCCCGCGATCAGCCATCTGCAGAACTACATCGAGCACTGCATGGTGGAGGAGGCTCAGCGGCGCAGCGGCCTGGTTGACATTCGCTGGAAGACCCGGCTGAAAGCCCTGAGCCAGGATGCCGACGGCGCCCGCCTGGAAGTGGAGACGCCCGAGGGAAGCTATGCACTCGAGGCCGATTGGGTCGTGGCCTGCGATGGCGGCCGCAGCACCGTGCGCGATCTGCTGGATCTGCGCATGCAGGGCAAGCGCCACGAGGGGCGCTACGTGATCATCGACATCCGCATCGACACCGAAGGCCTGCCGGTCGGCCGGCGCTGCTGGTTCGACCCACCCTCGAAGCCGGGCGGCACGCTGCTGATGTACAAGAAGCCCGGCAACATGCTGCGCTTCGACTACCAGTTGAACGAGGACGATGACGAGGTCGAGGAGATGAAGCCCGAGCGGGTGTTCGCCCAGGTCGACCGGCATCTGCGCATGATGGGCATCGAGCGGACATGGCAGCCGGTCTGGATGAGCCTGTACCGCGCCAGCGCGCTGACGCTGGACAGCTACCTGCATGGCCGCGTGCTGTTTGCCGGCGATGCGGCGCACCTCGTGCCGATCTTCGGCGTGCGCGGCATGAACTCTGCCATCGACGACACCCACAACCTGGCCTGGAAACTGGCCTTCGTGGCCAAGGGGCTGGCTTCGCCCCAGCTGCTGGAGAGCTACAGCAGAGAGCGCGTTCATGCCGCACGCGAAAACCATCGCTTCGCCTCGAAAGGGGCGGAGTTCATGGCGCCGCCTTCGGCCCCGTTTCGCCTGATGCGCGACGCGGTGCTGTCGCTGTCGGAGCGGCATCCCTGGATCACCAGCCTGATGAACCCGCGCCAGCATGCGGCGATCCCGCTGTATGACTCGCCGCTCAATGCCGGCTCGCAGGACGCGGCTGTGTTCCGGGCCGGTCCGTTGCCCGGAGACATCCTGCGCGAATGCCCGCTGGACATCCAGGGGCAGCCCGGCTTCCTCACCGATCTGCTCGGGCCCCGCTTCACGGCGATCTATTTCAGCGAGGCGGGTGAGGTGCCTGCGGCGCTGGGGGAGGCATTCGGCGATCTGGCGGCGCGCGTACCTTTCCAGGCGCAAGTGGTTGCGCGCCGGGCGGCAGCGCCGGGCGGCGCCGCGCTGGATTCCAGCGGACGCCTGTTTTCGATGTACGGCGCCCAGGCGGGAAGCCTGTACCTGGTGCGCCCCGATGGCCATGTGATGGCGCGCTGGCTGGAGGCCGAACCCGAGGCCCTTGTTCTGGCCATCGATCAGGCCCTGGGCCTGGAACAGGAGGCATGCCATGTCTGA
- a CDS encoding PrkA family serine protein kinase → MDVVRNFLTRYEQTREDELSIEEYLEACKRDPLVYATAAERVLAAIGEPELFDTRHDQRLSRLFGNKVIKLYPAFRDFYGLEEPIEQVVSYFRHAAQGLEEKKQILYLLGPVGGGKSSIAERLKQLMEQVPFYALKGSPVNESPLGLFSNTEDAPLLQTQYGIAPRYLQRIMSPWAVKRLDEYGGDIRKFRVVKRYPSILKQCAIAKTEPGDENNQDISSLVGKIDIRKLETYAQDDPDAYSYSGGLCLANQGLLEFVEMFKAPIKVLHPLLTATQESNFKGTEGFGAIPFDGIIMAHSNESEWKAFKNNRNNEAFLDRIYIVKVPYCLRVSDEVKIYEKLIRNSSLANAVCSPGTLKMMAQFAVLTRLKEPENSSIFSKLMVYDGESLKDTDPKAKSYQEYRDYAGVDEGMSGISTRFAFKIVSKVFNFDSTEIAANPVHLMYVLEQQIEREQFPPEIEQKYLAFIKENLAVRYAEFIGKEIQTAYLESYSEYGQNIFDRYVTYADFWIQDQEYRDTDTGESFDRSALNAELEKIEKPAGISNPKDFRNEIVNFVLRARAGNAGKNPVWTSYEKLRTVIEKKMFSNTEDLLPVISFNAKASADEQKKHEDFVNRMVDKGYTTRQVRLLCEWYLRVRKSS, encoded by the coding sequence ATGGATGTGGTCCGTAACTTTCTGACACGCTACGAGCAGACTCGCGAGGACGAGCTGTCCATCGAGGAATACCTGGAGGCCTGCAAGCGCGATCCGCTCGTCTATGCGACGGCGGCCGAGCGCGTGCTGGCGGCCATCGGGGAGCCGGAGTTGTTCGACACGCGCCACGACCAGCGCCTGTCGCGGCTGTTCGGCAACAAGGTCATCAAGCTCTATCCCGCGTTCCGCGATTTCTATGGGCTGGAGGAGCCGATCGAACAGGTCGTTTCCTACTTTCGCCACGCGGCCCAGGGCCTGGAGGAAAAAAAGCAGATCCTCTACCTGCTGGGACCGGTGGGCGGCGGCAAGTCCTCGATCGCCGAGCGGCTCAAGCAGCTGATGGAGCAGGTGCCGTTCTATGCCCTGAAGGGCTCGCCCGTCAACGAATCGCCGCTGGGCCTGTTCAGCAACACCGAGGATGCACCGCTGCTGCAGACGCAGTATGGCATCGCACCGCGCTACTTGCAGCGCATCATGTCGCCCTGGGCCGTCAAGCGGCTGGACGAGTATGGTGGCGACATCCGCAAGTTCCGCGTCGTCAAGCGTTATCCGTCGATTTTGAAGCAATGCGCGATCGCCAAGACCGAACCGGGTGACGAGAACAACCAGGACATCTCCTCGCTGGTGGGCAAGATCGACATCCGCAAGCTCGAAACCTACGCCCAGGACGATCCGGATGCCTACAGCTATTCCGGCGGCCTGTGCCTGGCCAACCAGGGGCTGCTCGAGTTCGTGGAGATGTTCAAGGCGCCGATCAAGGTGCTGCACCCGCTGCTGACCGCCACCCAGGAAAGCAATTTCAAGGGCACCGAAGGCTTTGGTGCCATTCCATTCGACGGCATCATCATGGCGCACTCGAACGAGAGCGAATGGAAGGCGTTCAAGAACAACCGCAACAACGAAGCCTTTCTCGACCGCATCTACATCGTCAAGGTGCCGTACTGCCTGCGCGTGTCGGACGAGGTGAAGATCTACGAGAAGCTGATTCGCAACTCCTCGCTGGCCAACGCGGTCTGCTCGCCCGGCACGCTCAAGATGATGGCGCAGTTCGCGGTGCTCACGCGCTTGAAGGAGCCCGAGAATTCGAGCATCTTCAGCAAGCTCATGGTCTACGACGGCGAAAGTCTCAAGGACACCGATCCCAAGGCCAAGAGCTACCAGGAGTACCGTGACTATGCCGGCGTGGACGAGGGCATGAGTGGCATCTCCACGCGTTTCGCCTTCAAGATCGTGTCCAAGGTGTTCAACTTCGACTCGACCGAGATCGCCGCCAACCCGGTGCACCTGATGTATGTGCTCGAGCAGCAGATCGAGCGCGAGCAGTTTCCTCCCGAGATCGAGCAGAAGTATCTCGCCTTCATCAAGGAAAACCTGGCGGTGCGCTATGCCGAGTTCATCGGCAAGGAGATCCAGACGGCCTACCTGGAGTCGTATTCCGAGTACGGGCAGAACATCTTCGACCGCTATGTGACCTATGCCGACTTCTGGATCCAGGATCAGGAATACCGGGATACCGACACTGGCGAGAGCTTCGACCGTTCGGCGCTGAACGCCGAGCTGGAGAAGATCGAGAAGCCCGCGGGCATCAGCAATCCCAAGGATTTCCGCAACGAGATCGTCAACTTCGTGCTGCGCGCGCGCGCCGGCAATGCCGGCAAGAACCCGGTCTGGACGAGCTACGAGAAGCTGCGCACGGTGATCGAGAAGAAGATGTTCTCGAACACCGAAGACCTGCTGCCGGTGATCTCGTTCAACGCCAAGGCCAGCGCCGACGAGCAGAAGAAGCACGAGGACTTCGTCAACCGCATGGTGGATAAGGGCTACACCACGCGCCAGGTGCGCCTGCTGTGCGAGTGGTACCTGCGGGTGCGCAAGAGTTCCTGA
- a CDS encoding RNA-binding protein — protein sequence MKPFALETRMLTLRGVFYPIGYLFVMLTNFEDAEKIDHDLRAGGYGEHDIMLLEPEAILGKIGSTIRHDDPNLLPSLGTEAATVREYEERALQGHYALMIHAPSDEETRRVMDVVHTVPFSYAQRYRRLVIEDIT from the coding sequence ATGAAGCCATTTGCGCTCGAAACCCGGATGCTCACGCTGCGCGGAGTGTTCTATCCGATTGGCTATCTGTTCGTGATGCTGACCAATTTTGAGGATGCCGAAAAGATCGACCACGATCTGCGTGCTGGCGGCTATGGCGAGCACGACATCATGCTGCTCGAGCCCGAAGCCATTCTCGGAAAAATTGGGAGCACCATCCGGCACGACGACCCCAATCTTCTGCCCTCCCTGGGCACCGAAGCCGCGACCGTGCGCGAGTATGAAGAACGCGCGCTCCAGGGGCATTACGCCCTGATGATCCACGCACCATCCGATGAAGAAACCCGGCGCGTCATGGACGTGGTGCACACCGTGCCCTTCTCCTATGCGCAAAGGTATCGGCGGCTCGTGATCGAAGACATCACCTAG